A single genomic interval of Isachenkonia alkalipeptolytica harbors:
- the rplK gene encoding 50S ribosomal protein L11: MAKKVIGQIKLQIEAAKATPAPPVGPALGQHGINIMGFCKEFNAKTADDAGLVIPVIITVYQDRSFSFITKTPPAAVLIKKAIGLKSGSGEPNKAKVGKITKAQIKEIAELKQPDLNAATVETAMSMVEGTARSMGVEVEG, translated from the coding sequence ATGGCGAAAAAAGTTATTGGACAAATTAAGTTACAAATAGAAGCAGCGAAAGCGACTCCGGCACCACCGGTAGGCCCTGCTCTTGGACAACATGGTATTAATATTATGGGGTTCTGTAAAGAATTTAATGCAAAGACTGCGGATGATGCAGGACTTGTAATACCGGTAATCATCACGGTATATCAGGACCGATCTTTCTCTTTCATCACCAAAACTCCACCGGCGGCGGTTTTAATCAAGAAAGCGATTGGACTGAAGTCCGGTTCCGGTGAACCGAACAAAGCAAAGGTCGGTAAAATCACAAAGGCTCAAATTAAAGAGATCGCAGAATTAAAGCAACCGGATCTGAATGCTGCTACAGTGGAAACTGCAATGAGTATGGTTGAAGGTACAGCAAGAAGTATGGGTGTGGAAGTAGAAGGCTAG
- the rpsG gene encoding 30S ribosomal protein S7: MPRKGSVPKREVLADPIYGSKVVSKLINNVMLDGKKGKAQNTVYKAFEIIQEKTGENPEEVFEKAMENIMPVLEVKARRVGGSNYQVPVEVRPERRQTLGLRWLIRFTRARGEKGMIERLAKEIMDAANNTGASVKKREETHKMAEANKAFAHYRW; encoded by the coding sequence GTGCCAAGAAAAGGAAGCGTACCCAAAAGAGAAGTGCTGGCGGATCCAATTTACGGAAGTAAAGTCGTTAGCAAACTGATTAACAATGTTATGTTGGATGGGAAAAAGGGGAAAGCCCAAAATACCGTGTACAAAGCATTTGAAATCATTCAAGAAAAAACCGGTGAGAACCCTGAGGAAGTCTTTGAGAAAGCAATGGAAAACATCATGCCGGTGTTAGAAGTAAAAGCTCGTAGAGTAGGTGGATCCAACTACCAGGTTCCGGTGGAAGTACGACCGGAAAGAAGACAGACTCTAGGACTTCGATGGTTAATCCGATTTACCCGAGCTCGAGGGGAAAAAGGTATGATCGAAAGATTAGCAAAGGAAATTATGGATGCAGCAAATAATACAGGAGCATCCGTTAAGAAAAGAGAAGAAACACACAAAATGGCAGAGGCGAACAAAGCATTTGCACATTATAGATGGTAA
- the rpoB gene encoding DNA-directed RNA polymerase subunit beta, with the protein MPRPIQLGRSKRMTYSQINEVFDVPNLIELQKSSYEWFLKEGLEEVFNDISPIEDYTGNLILEFIGYSLDEDPKYGVAESKERDVNYACPLKVKVRLINKETGEVKEQEVFMGDFPLMTDTGTFVINGAERVIVTQLVRSPGVYYNMERDTSGRELYSSTVIPNRGAWLEYETDSNGIISVRIDRNRKQPVTVLLRALGYSSDSQVKDLIGEDEYLLNTLDKDNTTNEEEALLEIYKKLRPGEPPNLDSARTLLNSLFYDPKRYDLAKVGRYKFNKKLSIARRITNQVAAMDIVDESTGEIIVEEGTKISKAKAFEVENLGIYEVKVYGAEDRIVKVIGNRFVDPKKYLDFDLSEYKLREKVYYPVLKEILDSSETEDEIKGALKDRRRELVPKNIIHSDIIASISYVFNLIHGIGNTDDIDHLGNRRLRSVGELMQNQFRIGLSRMERVVKERMTIQDVETVTPQALINIRPVAASIKEFFGSSQLSQFMDQTNPLAELTHKRRLSALGPGGLSRERAGFAVRDVHHSHYGRMCPIETPEGPNIGLINSLSSYARINEYGFTESPYRIVDKESAIVLEKTQYLTADDEDVAIIAQANEPLDEEGRFVNSKVTCRTYNGAIDVVPRDEVDYMDVSPKQVVSVATAMIPFLENDDANRALMGSNMQRQSVPLLKTDAPIIGTGMEYRAAKDSGVVIVAETEGVVEKSTATEIVIKGENGNKERHNLLKFKRSNQGTCFNQKPLVNKGEFVKKGDVLADGPSTDNGELALGRNCLVAFMPWEGYNFEDAILINERLVREDSLTSLHIEEYESDARDTKLGPEEITRDIPNVSEDALRNLDERGIIRIGAEVDSGDILVGKVTPKGETELTAEERLLRAIFGEKAREVRDTSLKVPHGENGIIIDIKVFTRENGDELSPGVNELVRVYIAKKKKINVGDKMAGRHGNKGVISRILPEEDMPFLPDGTPVEIVLNPLGVPSRMNIGQVLEIHLGLAAKALNWKVATPVFDGANEYDIMEALKEAGFSETGKVPLIDGRTGEKFDNDVTTGYMYMLKLHHLVDNKIHARSTGPYSLVTQQPLGGKAQFGGQRFGEMEVWALEAYGSAHTLQEILTVKSDDVVGRVKTYESIVKGENVPEPGIPESFKVLIKELQSLALDVKVLRDRETEIEIRESLDTEGSDLGLEEAPVSLNPPKEKDTVKEDAVVEDINSEEE; encoded by the coding sequence ATGCCACGTCCTATCCAACTTGGAAGAAGTAAAAGAATGACCTACTCCCAGATTAATGAGGTGTTTGACGTACCCAATTTAATCGAACTGCAAAAGTCTTCCTATGAATGGTTTTTGAAAGAAGGCCTGGAAGAAGTCTTCAATGATATTTCCCCGATTGAGGACTATACGGGAAATCTGATTTTGGAATTCATCGGTTATTCCCTGGATGAAGATCCGAAGTATGGAGTTGCGGAGTCGAAGGAACGAGATGTAAACTATGCATGCCCTCTAAAGGTGAAGGTAAGACTGATCAACAAAGAGACCGGTGAGGTGAAAGAGCAGGAAGTATTTATGGGGGATTTCCCTCTGATGACGGACACGGGAACCTTTGTTATCAACGGAGCGGAAAGAGTGATCGTAACCCAGTTGGTTCGGTCCCCCGGTGTGTACTACAACATGGAACGGGACACCTCCGGTCGGGAACTTTATTCCTCAACGGTGATCCCCAATCGGGGAGCATGGCTGGAATATGAGACGGACTCCAACGGAATCATCAGCGTCCGGATTGATCGAAACCGAAAACAACCGGTGACGGTACTGCTGAGAGCCCTAGGGTACAGCAGCGACAGTCAGGTTAAAGATTTAATCGGCGAAGACGAATACCTTTTAAACACCTTAGATAAGGACAATACCACCAATGAAGAAGAAGCCTTGCTTGAAATCTACAAAAAACTAAGACCCGGGGAACCCCCCAACTTAGATAGTGCAAGAACTCTTTTGAACTCCCTGTTCTATGATCCCAAGCGGTATGACTTGGCAAAGGTTGGAAGATACAAATTTAATAAGAAACTTTCCATTGCGCGGAGAATTACAAACCAAGTAGCGGCAATGGATATTGTTGATGAATCAACGGGAGAAATCATTGTAGAAGAAGGTACGAAGATATCCAAAGCTAAAGCCTTTGAAGTAGAAAATTTAGGGATCTATGAAGTGAAGGTTTATGGCGCAGAAGACCGGATCGTAAAGGTGATCGGGAACCGGTTTGTGGATCCGAAAAAATACTTGGACTTCGACCTTTCAGAGTATAAACTGCGGGAGAAGGTTTATTATCCCGTGTTAAAAGAAATTTTAGACAGCAGTGAAACGGAAGATGAAATCAAAGGAGCTTTAAAAGATCGGAGACGGGAACTGGTACCGAAAAACATTATCCACTCTGACATTATAGCTTCTATTAGTTATGTGTTTAACCTGATCCACGGAATCGGGAACACCGATGACATCGACCACCTGGGGAATCGAAGACTGCGATCCGTGGGAGAGTTGATGCAAAATCAATTCCGGATCGGCCTTTCCCGGATGGAACGGGTGGTAAAGGAAAGAATGACCATACAAGACGTGGAAACCGTTACACCTCAAGCCTTAATCAATATTCGGCCGGTGGCGGCATCGATAAAAGAGTTTTTCGGAAGTTCTCAATTATCCCAGTTTATGGATCAGACCAATCCTTTAGCGGAACTGACCCATAAAAGAAGACTCTCGGCCCTCGGACCGGGCGGCCTTTCCAGAGAAAGGGCAGGCTTTGCGGTGCGAGACGTGCATCATTCCCATTACGGAAGAATGTGCCCTATTGAAACTCCAGAGGGACCCAACATCGGACTGATCAACTCCCTGAGTTCCTATGCAAGAATTAATGAGTATGGTTTCACGGAGTCCCCTTACCGAATTGTGGACAAGGAAAGCGCCATCGTGTTGGAAAAAACCCAGTACTTAACGGCGGATGATGAAGACGTGGCCATTATTGCCCAGGCCAATGAGCCTCTGGATGAAGAAGGACGATTTGTAAACAGCAAGGTGACTTGTCGAACCTATAACGGTGCCATTGATGTAGTGCCCCGGGACGAAGTGGACTACATGGACGTATCACCGAAGCAAGTTGTATCCGTAGCCACAGCCATGATCCCTTTCCTGGAAAACGATGATGCGAACCGGGCCCTGATGGGATCCAACATGCAGCGGCAATCCGTACCTTTGTTAAAAACCGACGCTCCTATAATCGGAACGGGAATGGAGTATCGTGCGGCAAAGGATTCAGGAGTTGTTATTGTTGCGGAAACTGAAGGCGTTGTGGAAAAATCCACAGCGACGGAAATTGTGATCAAAGGAGAAAACGGAAATAAAGAACGACACAATCTTTTGAAGTTTAAAAGGTCGAACCAAGGGACCTGCTTTAATCAAAAGCCCTTGGTCAACAAAGGGGAGTTCGTTAAAAAAGGTGACGTATTAGCCGATGGACCCTCCACGGACAACGGAGAACTGGCCCTGGGCAGAAACTGCCTGGTAGCCTTTATGCCTTGGGAAGGGTATAACTTCGAGGATGCGATACTGATTAATGAGCGGCTGGTAAGGGAAGATTCCCTAACATCCCTTCATATAGAAGAGTATGAGTCCGACGCCCGGGATACAAAACTGGGACCGGAAGAGATCACCCGGGATATTCCCAATGTTTCTGAGGACGCCCTGAGAAATCTGGACGAGCGGGGGATCATCCGCATCGGTGCAGAAGTGGACTCCGGTGACATCCTGGTAGGAAAGGTCACCCCAAAAGGGGAGACGGAACTCACTGCGGAGGAACGACTCTTAAGAGCAATTTTCGGTGAAAAAGCGAGAGAAGTTCGAGACACCTCCCTGAAAGTTCCCCACGGGGAAAACGGGATTATTATAGATATCAAAGTATTTACCCGGGAAAACGGCGATGAATTATCCCCCGGGGTAAATGAACTGGTAAGAGTGTATATTGCAAAGAAAAAGAAAATCAACGTAGGGGACAAAATGGCGGGAAGACACGGAAACAAAGGGGTAATCTCCCGGATTCTTCCGGAAGAGGACATGCCTTTCTTACCCGATGGAACCCCGGTGGAGATTGTTTTAAATCCCCTGGGTGTACCCTCGCGAATGAACATCGGTCAGGTGCTGGAAATCCATTTAGGTCTTGCGGCGAAGGCGTTAAACTGGAAAGTAGCCACTCCCGTATTTGACGGAGCGAACGAATATGACATCATGGAGGCTTTAAAAGAAGCGGGCTTCAGCGAAACCGGTAAAGTGCCGCTGATTGACGGAAGAACCGGGGAGAAATTTGATAACGATGTAACCACGGGGTATATGTATATGCTGAAACTGCATCACTTAGTTGATAATAAAATCCATGCAAGGAGTACGGGGCCTTACTCCTTAGTTACCCAGCAGCCCCTGGGTGGTAAGGCACAGTTCGGTGGACAGCGGTTTGGAGAAATGGAAGTTTGGGCCTTAGAGGCCTATGGCTCCGCTCACACTCTACAGGAAATTTTAACGGTAAAGTCCGATGATGTGGTAGGCCGTGTGAAAACCTATGAAAGCATTGTCAAGGGAGAAAATGTTCCGGAACCGGGAATTCCCGAGTCTTTCAAAGTCTTAATCAAAGAACTTCAGAGTTTAGCCCTGGACGTTAAAGTGTTAAGGGATCGTGAAACGGAAATTGAAATCCGGGAGAGTCTGGACACCGAAGGTTCCGATTTAGGCCTGGAAGAGGCACCGGTATCCTTAAATCCACCGAAGGAAAAGGATACAGTAAAAGAAGATGCAGTGGTAGAAGATATAAACAGTGAAGAAGAATAA
- the rplL gene encoding 50S ribosomal protein L7/L12, producing the protein MTHQEILEAIENMKVLELNELVEAAEEKFGVSAAAPVAAAGAAGEVEEEKTDFDVVLESAGSGKIKVIKIVREITGLGLKEAKALVDEAPKAVKEGVEKDAAEEMKSKLEEVGATVELK; encoded by the coding sequence ATGACACATCAAGAAATTTTAGAAGCAATTGAAAACATGAAAGTATTAGAACTTAATGAATTAGTAGAAGCAGCGGAGGAGAAGTTTGGCGTTTCTGCAGCGGCTCCTGTAGCGGCTGCCGGTGCTGCCGGAGAAGTTGAAGAAGAAAAGACGGACTTTGACGTAGTTCTTGAAAGTGCAGGATCCGGAAAGATTAAAGTAATCAAGATTGTTCGAGAAATCACCGGTCTAGGTCTTAAGGAAGCGAAAGCATTAGTAGATGAAGCTCCTAAGGCAGTAAAAGAAGGCGTTGAAAAAGACGCAGCGGAAGAAATGAAAAGTAAATTAGAAGAAGTTGGAGCAACTGTAGAACTTAAGTAG
- a CDS encoding ribosomal L7Ae/L30e/S12e/Gadd45 family protein produces the protein MDDLKKKNKVVGFKESTRAMKNKEVRKLIIAKDAQPHIVEPLLRQAEEESIEVLRVETMKQLGRKCGISLNAAVVALIKDAVNEN, from the coding sequence ATGGACGATCTGAAAAAGAAAAATAAAGTCGTAGGCTTTAAAGAATCCACCCGAGCCATGAAGAACAAAGAAGTTCGGAAGCTGATTATTGCCAAGGATGCTCAACCCCATATTGTAGAGCCTCTTTTACGACAAGCTGAGGAAGAATCCATTGAAGTTCTCCGCGTGGAGACCATGAAGCAATTGGGTCGAAAGTGCGGGATCAGCCTTAATGCTGCCGTGGTGGCGTTAATTAAAGATGCAGTTAATGAAAATTAA
- the rpoC gene encoding DNA-directed RNA polymerase subunit beta': MCELNNFESIKIGLASAEKIRQWSRGEVKKPETINYRTLKPEKKGLFCEEIFGPTKDWECHCGKYKRVRHKGVVCDRCGVEVTKAKVRRERMGHIELAAPVSHIWYFKGIPSRMGLILDMSPRSLEKVLYFAAYLVTDPGDTGLTEKQVLTEKEYNDALEKYGNTFKAAMGAEAVKDVLKNIDLESLNTELRQNLKESTGQKRVRTIRRLEVVEAFRKSGNKPEWMILEAVPVIPPDLRPMVQLDGGRFATSDLNDLYRRVINRDNRLKRLLDLGAPDIIVRNEKRMLQEAVDALIDNGRRGKPVTGPGNRPLKSLSDMLKGKQGRFRQNLLGKRVDYSGRSVIVVGPELKFYQCGLPKKMALELFKPFVMKRLVSGDQAHNIKSAKKMVEKIKPEVWDVLEDVIKEHPVLLNRAPTLHRLGIQAFEPVLVEGKAIKLHPLVCTAYNADFDGDQMAVHVPLSMEAQAECRFLMLSPNNILAPKDGEPITTPTQDMVLGSYYLTIDQDGAKGEGMVFKDQDEMIMAYANGYVSLHSKVKVRRKLHEKDTGKLVESTVGRFIFNEEVPQNLGFVDREKDPYALEVDFLCDKKALGAIIGKCFRKFGNNETVKLLDYIKGMGFKYSTKGAITIGVSDIDVPEAKVALLQEAEGKVEKFEKAYRRGLISDDERYDKVIETWSETTDLVTDKLMEGLDRMNNLFIMAHSGARGSKNQIRQLGGMRGLMANASGHTVEMPITANFREGLTVLEYFISTHGARKGLADTALRTADSGYLTRRLVDVSQDVIVRELDCGTEDATKVHAYKDGNEVIEALYDRLVGRYASEDLLNPETGEIIVKRNELIEEEEAEAIVATGVEELNIRTTLNCKTKHGVCAKCYGRNLATGKSVEVGEAVGIIAAQSIGEPGTQLTMRTFHTGGVAGADITQGLPRIEELFEARKPKGLAIISEIEGEVTLKESAKKREVIVKNEEDEKKYEIPYSARIKVDNGQIIEKGDEVTEGSVNPHDILSIKGTIGVQNYIIKEVQKVYRLQGVDIDDKHVEVIVRQMLSRVKVEDMGDTDLLPGTLENVFDLIKVNDEAVQAGLEPSSYSETLLGITKASLATDSFLSAASFQETTRVLTDAAIKGKEDHLIGLKENVIIGKLIPAGTGMKRYKNIAVNNLAQPDQEIAADEVPTEEILLEEGNTNQAVDTE; this comes from the coding sequence TTGTGTGAATTAAATAATTTTGAATCCATCAAAATCGGTTTAGCATCCGCAGAGAAAATCAGACAGTGGTCAAGGGGAGAAGTAAAAAAACCGGAAACAATTAACTATCGAACATTAAAACCTGAAAAGAAGGGGCTCTTTTGTGAGGAGATTTTCGGACCGACGAAGGACTGGGAATGTCATTGCGGAAAGTACAAAAGAGTTCGTCATAAAGGGGTTGTGTGTGACCGTTGCGGCGTTGAGGTGACCAAGGCAAAGGTGAGAAGGGAAAGAATGGGGCACATTGAACTGGCGGCCCCGGTATCTCATATTTGGTATTTCAAAGGCATCCCCAGTAGAATGGGACTGATTTTGGATATGTCGCCGAGATCCTTGGAAAAGGTGCTGTACTTTGCAGCGTACCTGGTTACGGATCCCGGGGATACAGGACTTACAGAAAAACAGGTATTAACGGAAAAAGAATATAACGATGCTCTGGAAAAGTACGGAAACACCTTTAAAGCCGCCATGGGTGCGGAAGCGGTTAAAGATGTACTGAAAAATATTGATCTGGAAAGCTTGAATACGGAACTTCGGCAAAACTTAAAGGAAAGCACGGGACAAAAACGGGTGCGAACCATTCGAAGGCTGGAAGTTGTGGAGGCCTTTAGAAAATCCGGAAACAAACCGGAATGGATGATTCTAGAGGCGGTACCGGTGATTCCACCGGACCTACGCCCCATGGTTCAATTGGATGGAGGAAGATTTGCCACTTCCGATTTGAACGACTTATACCGTAGGGTTATCAACCGGGATAATCGGTTGAAGCGACTACTGGATTTGGGAGCCCCGGACATTATTGTCCGTAATGAAAAAAGAATGCTTCAGGAAGCGGTGGACGCTTTAATTGATAACGGCCGTAGAGGAAAGCCCGTAACCGGACCGGGAAACCGGCCGCTGAAATCCCTTTCCGATATGCTAAAGGGAAAGCAGGGTCGATTCCGGCAAAATCTTCTCGGGAAACGGGTGGATTACTCGGGACGTTCAGTAATCGTTGTTGGACCGGAACTGAAATTTTACCAATGTGGCCTGCCAAAGAAAATGGCCTTGGAGCTCTTTAAACCCTTTGTAATGAAACGACTGGTTTCGGGAGATCAAGCCCACAATATAAAAAGCGCCAAAAAAATGGTTGAAAAGATAAAACCGGAAGTCTGGGATGTGCTGGAGGATGTGATCAAGGAACACCCGGTGCTCCTAAACCGGGCACCGACCTTGCATAGACTGGGGATTCAAGCCTTTGAACCGGTCCTTGTGGAAGGAAAAGCCATTAAACTGCATCCCTTAGTTTGTACCGCCTATAATGCAGACTTTGACGGAGACCAAATGGCGGTTCATGTGCCGCTGTCTATGGAAGCCCAGGCGGAATGCCGATTCCTAATGCTTTCCCCGAACAACATTTTAGCACCAAAGGACGGAGAGCCGATTACCACCCCTACCCAGGATATGGTTCTTGGTAGCTACTACCTGACCATCGATCAGGATGGGGCCAAGGGTGAAGGGATGGTCTTTAAAGATCAGGATGAAATGATTATGGCCTACGCCAATGGATATGTCAGCCTTCATTCCAAGGTGAAGGTCCGGAGAAAACTGCATGAAAAGGATACGGGAAAACTGGTGGAAAGCACCGTGGGACGTTTCATCTTTAATGAGGAAGTCCCCCAAAACCTTGGATTTGTTGATCGGGAGAAGGACCCCTATGCCCTGGAAGTTGACTTTTTATGTGATAAAAAAGCCCTGGGAGCCATTATCGGGAAGTGTTTCAGGAAGTTCGGCAACAATGAAACCGTTAAACTTCTGGACTACATCAAAGGAATGGGCTTTAAGTACTCTACCAAGGGAGCCATCACCATCGGCGTTTCCGATATTGATGTACCGGAAGCCAAGGTAGCCTTATTACAAGAGGCAGAGGGCAAAGTTGAAAAGTTTGAAAAAGCTTATCGACGAGGTCTGATTTCCGATGATGAGCGTTACGATAAGGTAATCGAAACCTGGTCGGAGACCACGGATCTGGTAACGGATAAACTGATGGAAGGGCTGGACCGGATGAATAATCTTTTCATCATGGCCCACTCCGGAGCAAGGGGAAGTAAGAACCAGATCCGACAACTGGGAGGCATGCGTGGCTTAATGGCCAATGCCAGCGGTCACACGGTAGAAATGCCGATCACCGCAAACTTCCGGGAAGGTCTTACGGTACTGGAATACTTTATTTCCACCCACGGCGCCCGGAAAGGTCTTGCGGATACAGCCCTACGAACCGCTGACTCCGGATATCTGACACGGAGACTGGTGGATGTTTCCCAAGACGTTATTGTAAGAGAACTGGACTGCGGCACGGAAGACGCTACAAAAGTCCATGCCTATAAAGACGGCAATGAAGTCATTGAAGCCCTGTATGATCGACTGGTGGGCCGATATGCTTCTGAGGATTTACTGAATCCGGAAACCGGAGAAATAATCGTTAAAAGAAATGAACTGATTGAGGAAGAAGAGGCGGAGGCTATTGTGGCAACCGGGGTGGAAGAGCTGAACATTCGAACCACCTTAAATTGTAAAACCAAGCATGGAGTCTGCGCTAAATGCTACGGAAGGAACTTGGCTACAGGAAAATCCGTAGAGGTAGGAGAAGCCGTCGGTATTATCGCAGCCCAATCCATTGGTGAACCGGGAACCCAGCTTACCATGAGAACCTTCCATACGGGAGGGGTCGCCGGTGCGGATATTACCCAGGGTCTTCCAAGAATCGAAGAGCTTTTTGAGGCGAGAAAGCCTAAGGGGCTTGCCATCATTTCGGAAATCGAAGGGGAAGTTACCCTTAAGGAAAGCGCCAAGAAGCGGGAAGTGATCGTTAAAAACGAAGAGGATGAAAAGAAATATGAGATTCCTTACAGTGCCCGGATCAAAGTAGATAACGGACAAATCATCGAAAAGGGGGATGAGGTTACGGAAGGTTCCGTAAATCCCCATGACATCCTGAGCATTAAAGGAACCATTGGCGTACAGAACTATATCATCAAGGAAGTGCAAAAGGTTTACCGCCTTCAAGGGGTGGATATCGATGATAAACACGTAGAAGTGATCGTAAGACAAATGCTTAGCCGGGTAAAGGTGGAAGACATGGGGGATACGGATCTTTTACCGGGAACCCTGGAAAATGTATTCGATCTCATTAAAGTCAACGATGAGGCTGTACAGGCAGGACTTGAACCCTCATCCTATTCAGAAACCCTGCTTGGCATTACCAAGGCCTCCCTTGCCACGGACTCCTTTTTATCTGCCGCTTCCTTCCAGGAGACCACAAGAGTGCTGACGGACGCTGCCATAAAAGGGAAAGAGGATCACTTAATCGGCCTTAAGGAGAATGTGATTATCGGGAAATTGATCCCTGCGGGAACGGGAATGAAACGGTATAAAAATATTGCCGTGAATAACTTAGCCCAACCGGACCAAGAGATAGCCGCCGATGAGGTCCCCACAGAAGAGATTTTACTAGAGGAAGGAAATACAAACCAAGCAGTTGACACGGAATAA
- the rplJ gene encoding 50S ribosomal protein L10, whose translation MSKAIEKKKVIVEEIKDKFNRSTSMLVVDYRGLDVAEATELRKQFREAGVDYSVYRNTLIRRAAKETGNEALVEDLNGPNAIAFGYDDPIAPAKIAKNFAKDHEKLELKVGILEGEMYKGADLNKVASIPSREELIAKLLGSFKAPISNFAYMLKAVADKKQEEEA comes from the coding sequence GTGTCAAAAGCTATTGAAAAGAAGAAAGTCATAGTGGAAGAAATCAAAGATAAATTTAATCGTTCTACATCAATGCTGGTTGTTGACTATAGAGGATTAGACGTGGCGGAAGCGACGGAGCTTAGAAAACAGTTTAGAGAAGCGGGCGTGGATTACAGTGTTTATCGAAATACTTTGATTCGACGTGCGGCAAAAGAAACGGGAAATGAAGCATTAGTGGAAGATCTGAACGGACCCAATGCCATCGCATTCGGTTATGACGATCCCATCGCTCCGGCAAAAATCGCAAAGAACTTTGCCAAGGATCATGAAAAACTTGAACTAAAAGTTGGTATATTAGAAGGTGAAATGTATAAAGGTGCAGACTTAAATAAAGTTGCATCCATTCCATCAAGAGAAGAACTGATTGCAAAACTTCTTGGAAGCTTTAAAGCTCCAATTTCCAATTTTGCATATATGCTTAAAGCGGTTGCAGATAAGAAGCAAGAAGAAGAAGCCTAA
- the rpsL gene encoding 30S ribosomal protein S12: MPTINQLVKKGRKKITKTSGAPALQKGFDSQRRMATDQSAPQKRGVCTAVKTITPKKPNSALRKVARVRLTNGIEVTAYIPGIGHNLQEHSVVLIRGGKIKDLPGVRYHVVRGTLDTAGVENRVQGRSKYGTKRPKK, encoded by the coding sequence ATGCCTACTATCAATCAATTAGTAAAAAAAGGAAGAAAGAAGATCACTAAGACGTCAGGGGCTCCAGCTCTTCAAAAGGGATTTGACTCCCAAAGAAGAATGGCAACTGATCAAAGTGCGCCACAAAAACGAGGTGTATGTACCGCTGTTAAAACCATCACTCCAAAGAAGCCTAACTCTGCCCTGAGAAAAGTAGCAAGAGTTCGACTGACCAATGGAATTGAAGTTACAGCTTACATCCCCGGAATTGGTCACAACTTACAAGAACACAGTGTTGTACTGATTAGAGGTGGAAAAATCAAAGATTTACCGGGAGTTCGATACCATGTTGTCCGAGGAACATTGGATACAGCAGGAGTAGAAAATCGAGTTCAAGGAAGATCAAAGTATGGTACCAAAAGACCAAAGAAATAA
- the rplA gene encoding 50S ribosomal protein L1, protein MAKRGKKYQDSVKLVDRQKQYSPKKAVELIKETAKAKFDETVEAHIKLGVDSRHADQQVRGAIVLPHGTGKEVKVLVFAKGEKAEEAKNAGADYVGEAELADKIQNENWFDFDVVVATPDMMGVVGKLGRVLGPKGLMPNPKSGTVTFDLGNAVKEIKAGKVEYRLDKSNIIHVPIGKVSFGEQEIHENYKALMDAIVKARPAAAKGQYLRSVTLTSTMGPGVKVSTSKLEADE, encoded by the coding sequence ATGGCTAAAAGAGGAAAGAAATATCAAGATTCTGTTAAGTTGGTAGACCGACAAAAACAGTACAGCCCAAAGAAAGCTGTGGAACTGATTAAAGAAACAGCAAAAGCAAAATTTGACGAAACCGTGGAAGCCCATATTAAATTAGGGGTGGATTCAAGACATGCGGACCAACAGGTAAGAGGGGCAATTGTACTTCCCCATGGTACCGGTAAAGAAGTCAAGGTTTTGGTTTTTGCAAAGGGTGAAAAAGCCGAGGAAGCTAAAAATGCAGGAGCCGATTACGTAGGCGAAGCAGAATTAGCGGATAAAATTCAAAATGAAAACTGGTTCGACTTTGATGTGGTTGTGGCAACCCCGGATATGATGGGTGTTGTTGGAAAACTAGGTCGAGTTCTTGGACCAAAGGGATTAATGCCGAATCCAAAATCCGGAACGGTAACCTTTGACCTTGGAAACGCGGTTAAAGAGATCAAAGCCGGTAAGGTGGAATATCGTCTGGATAAAAGCAACATTATCCATGTTCCAATCGGAAAGGTTTCCTTTGGAGAGCAGGAAATTCATGAGAACTACAAAGCGCTTATGGATGCCATCGTTAAAGCGAGGCCTGCGGCAGCTAAGGGTCAATACCTTAGAAGCGTAACCCTGACAAGCACCATGGGACCAGGAGTTAAAGTCAGCACATCGAAACTGGAAGCCGACGAATAA